From the Chelonoidis abingdonii isolate Lonesome George chromosome 12, CheloAbing_2.0, whole genome shotgun sequence genome, one window contains:
- the ATP6V1G2 gene encoding V-type proton ATPase subunit G 2, translating to MGEGISAGLLGAVGGTEGLEGDRGYWGAPPRSHPRLSQALGSRGHVCAEVESQTRRRVQAMQGGQAQGKERVLRQLLGLVCAPHPQLHPNYRPGA from the exons ATGGGGGAGGGAATCA GCGCTGgcctcctgggggcagtgggggggactgaggggctggagggggacagGGGATATTGGGGGGCCCCGCCCCGGTCTCACCCCCGTCTCTCGCAGGCGCTGGGCTCCCGGGGCCACGTGTGCGCGGAGGTGGAGTCGCAGACGCGCCGGCGGGTCCAGGCCATGCAGGGGGGCCAGGCCCAGGGCAAGGAGCGGGTCCTGCGCCAGCTGCTGGGCCTGGTGTgtgccccacacccccagctgcaccCCAACTACCGCCCCGGCGCCTAG